The segment CCAGAGGCCGAAGTCCTCGATCGGGAGGATCTCGATGTCGCGGAAGCCGGCCCCCTGGGCGTAGGCCCGCAGCGTGGACGGCCGGATGACGGTGCCGGTCCACCGAGTGGTCGCGGGACAGGGCGGGCACAGCGTCAGGCTCAGCCCGTACCTCAGCCGTTCGAGGTCGTCGCCGGGCGGGTCGAAGACCTCGGCGACCGCCTCGTCCATCACCACGACGACCCCGGCGTCGTAGCTGCCGTGCATCTCCGCGCCGTCGGCGAGGTGGAAGCGGACCCGGTCGGCCACGCCGGCCTCGGCGGCGTTGCGGCGGGCCATCTCGACGGGCATGGCGTTGCCCGCGCCGAAGAGGTGCGCGGCGAAGGCCTCGGGGTCGGTGGTGGTCAGGGGTGTGGCGGTGGTGGTGCTCATGGGGGGCAGCGTGCGGGACGCGGCTGTCAGGGACCTGTCAGACCGATGTCAACGGCGCGGACGGCACGGCGGCCCCGCCGATCCGGCATGCTGTGGAGTGATGCGCATCGCCCTGTTCATCACCTGCCTGGCCGACACGCTGTTCCCGGACGTGGGGCGGGCGACGGTGCAGGTGCTGGAGGGCCTGGGGCACGACGTGACCTTCCCGCCCTCCCAGACCTGCTGCGGCCAGATGCACACCAACACCGGCTACGAGGGGATGGCGGTGCCGCTGGTCGCCAACCACGTCGAGGCGTTCGAGGACAGCGACGTGGTGGTCGCCCCCTCGGGGTCGTGCGTCGGATCGGTGCGCCACCAGCACGCGATGATCGCCCGTGCGGCGGGGGAGGCGCGGCTGGCGGAGCGCGCCGAGGCGGTGGCCGCGAGGACCTACGAGCTGAGCGAGCTGCTCGTCGACGTCTTGGGCGTCACCGACGTCGGGGCGGTGTTCCCGCACCGGGTGACCTACCACCCGACCTGCCACTCCCTGCGCATGCTCAGGGTGGGCGACCGGCCCCTGCAGCTGCTCCGGGCGGTGCGGGGCATCGACCTCGTCGAGCTCCCGGGTGCGGAGGAGTGCTGCGGGTTCGGGGGCACGTTCGCGGTCAAGAACGCCGACACCTCCACGGCGATGCTGGCCGACAAGATGCGGCACGTGCGCAACACCGGCGCGGAGTACGTCACGGCCGGGGACTCCTCGTGCCTGATGCACATCGGCGGGGGCCTGTCGCGGCTGCGGACC is part of the Euzebya sp. genome and harbors:
- a CDS encoding (Fe-S)-binding protein, whose protein sequence is MRIALFITCLADTLFPDVGRATVQVLEGLGHDVTFPPSQTCCGQMHTNTGYEGMAVPLVANHVEAFEDSDVVVAPSGSCVGSVRHQHAMIARAAGEARLAERAEAVAARTYELSELLVDVLGVTDVGAVFPHRVTYHPTCHSLRMLRVGDRPLQLLRAVRGIDLVELPGAEECCGFGGTFAVKNADTSTAMLADKMRHVRNTGAEYVTAGDSSCLMHIGGGLSRLRTGVRSIHLAEILASRDGAGRQAVVA